In one window of Desulfovermiculus halophilus DSM 18834 DNA:
- the hisG gene encoding ATP phosphoribosyltransferase has translation MSQREKKLKLGIPKGSLQDSTIKLFAKSGWKINLHHRNYFPEINDPDIECSLCRAQEMPVYVQDGTLDVGLTGKDWILENEAEVVTVDELVYSKMSNRPARWVLAVGGDSPYRRPEDLAGKKIATELENFTRRYFQQADIPVEVEFSWGATEAKVVSGLADAIVEVTETGTTIRAHGLRIIAELLTTSTQLIANTRAWEDPWKQDKITQMRTLLQGALRAESLVGLKMNVHQDRLDQLMQILPSLTSPTVSNLYQADWLSIEIVVQESTVRDLIPDLQSIGVEGIIEYPLYKVI, from the coding sequence ATGAGCCAGCGGGAGAAAAAACTCAAGCTCGGTATTCCCAAAGGGTCCCTGCAGGATTCCACCATCAAGCTGTTCGCCAAGTCCGGGTGGAAGATCAACCTCCACCACCGCAACTACTTTCCGGAGATCAACGATCCGGACATTGAATGCAGCCTGTGCCGGGCCCAGGAGATGCCGGTCTATGTCCAGGACGGAACCCTGGATGTCGGGCTGACCGGGAAAGACTGGATTTTGGAGAATGAGGCCGAAGTGGTCACTGTGGACGAGCTCGTCTATTCCAAGATGAGCAACCGGCCCGCCCGCTGGGTTTTGGCCGTCGGCGGCGACTCCCCGTACCGACGTCCGGAGGATCTGGCCGGAAAAAAGATCGCCACGGAGCTGGAGAACTTTACCCGCCGATATTTTCAACAGGCGGACATCCCGGTGGAAGTGGAGTTCTCCTGGGGGGCCACCGAAGCCAAGGTGGTGTCCGGACTGGCCGATGCCATCGTTGAGGTCACCGAGACCGGAACCACCATCCGGGCCCATGGCCTGCGGATCATTGCTGAGCTGTTGACCACCTCCACCCAGCTCATCGCCAACACCCGGGCCTGGGAAGACCCGTGGAAGCAGGACAAGATCACCCAGATGCGCACCCTGCTTCAAGGCGCACTGCGGGCGGAGAGTTTGGTCGGCCTGAAGATGAACGTGCACCAGGACAGGCTGGATCAGCTGATGCAGATTCTGCCCAGTCTGACCTCCCCCACGGTATCAAATCTGTACCAGGCCGATTGGCTGTCCATAGAGATCGTTGTCCAGGAATCCACAGTCCGCGATCTGATCCCCGATCTCCAGTCCATTGGGGTCGAAGGGATCATCGAGTACCCCTTGTACAAGGTTATTTAG
- a CDS encoding FmdB family zinc ribbon protein, with protein sequence MRLYEFRCLKCEHEFEDLVRSDQDTVHCPKCGSTQVTRLLSAVRRQSPGGQSSCAPSTGFS encoded by the coding sequence ATGCGCCTCTACGAGTTTCGCTGCCTCAAATGCGAGCATGAATTCGAAGACCTGGTCCGCAGTGATCAGGATACCGTCCACTGCCCCAAATGCGGGAGCACACAAGTGACCCGGCTTTTGTCTGCTGTGCGCCGTCAAAGCCCGGGGGGACAATCCAGTTGCGCCCCATCAACCGGATTTTCCTGA
- a CDS encoding DVU0298 family protein: MAEKSASTRVVRRQLMAILESADWEREWNKLAGGNPAQNLISPLFTALFSIQETIHWRAVTCMGGAVLSLAHSGLEPARVVMRRLMWSLNDESGGIGWGAPEAMGEIMARHSGLAAEYGSILCSYVVPSEGPDNYLEYAPLRLGAYWGIARLAQARPGYVQPSLQDLENALGDESNPSSLVLICLTLARLEGLCSKTASILQKLSSRDDAVRIYWDQAFVPMNLGTQAANALRRHQP; encoded by the coding sequence ATGGCTGAGAAAAGCGCCTCAACCCGGGTCGTGCGCCGGCAGCTGATGGCCATCCTTGAGTCCGCGGACTGGGAAAGGGAATGGAACAAGCTAGCCGGCGGCAACCCGGCCCAGAATCTCATATCCCCACTGTTCACCGCACTTTTCTCCATCCAGGAAACAATCCATTGGCGGGCCGTGACCTGTATGGGGGGCGCAGTCCTTTCCCTGGCCCACAGCGGACTTGAGCCCGCCCGGGTGGTCATGCGCCGGTTGATGTGGTCCTTAAACGACGAATCAGGAGGGATCGGCTGGGGTGCGCCCGAAGCCATGGGAGAGATCATGGCCAGGCACTCCGGGTTGGCTGCTGAGTACGGCAGCATCCTGTGCTCCTACGTCGTGCCCAGCGAAGGCCCGGACAACTATCTGGAATACGCCCCCCTCCGTCTGGGGGCCTACTGGGGCATCGCCCGCCTGGCCCAAGCCCGTCCAGGCTATGTCCAGCCCAGCCTGCAGGACCTGGAAAACGCCCTGGGGGACGAATCCAATCCCAGCTCCCTGGTCCTCATCTGCCTGACCCTGGCCCGGCTGGAAGGCCTCTGCTCAAAAACAGCATCCATCCTGCAGAAACTCTCTTCCAGGGACGACGCGGTCCGCATATATTGGGACCAGGCCTTTGTCCCCATGAACCTGGGCACGCAGGCCGCCAATGCCCTTCGTCGCCATCAGCCCTGA
- a CDS encoding tetratricopeptide repeat protein, with protein MASTELPGRLSRRLPPDCRFGCLFSLHTAGLCLLILCLLLSGCALIHPDPEVDKEIQARMDLASSYLSSDRPRLALRQLKAVQDRGQTSPEYHLLYGLISARLDRHQESREHLIQAVRLRPDFARAWNNLGKVQASMGLEEDAEESFQRALDIPTYLTPEYPAYNLARLYAQQGKSRQAEDMAGRSLQANPGFAPAVVFLGQLLTEENRIQDAVQVLRQGLKARPGQVRIMQALAENLLRLGEQAQARVWFERIADTAPPQSEPAQVARDYLELLPN; from the coding sequence ATGGCCAGCACCGAACTGCCGGGGAGGCTTTCCCGGAGACTGCCTCCGGATTGCCGCTTCGGCTGTCTCTTCTCCCTGCATACTGCAGGCCTGTGTCTGCTTATCCTCTGCCTGCTCCTATCCGGGTGCGCGCTGATCCACCCGGATCCGGAAGTGGACAAGGAAATCCAGGCCAGGATGGATCTGGCCTCTTCCTATCTGTCCAGCGACCGGCCCCGCCTGGCCCTGCGCCAGCTCAAGGCGGTGCAGGACCGGGGCCAGACCAGCCCGGAGTACCATCTGCTGTACGGGCTTATCTCGGCCCGGCTTGACCGGCATCAGGAGTCCAGGGAGCATCTGATCCAGGCCGTCCGGCTGCGCCCTGATTTTGCCCGGGCCTGGAATAATCTGGGCAAGGTCCAGGCCTCCATGGGGCTGGAGGAGGACGCCGAGGAGTCCTTTCAGCGCGCCCTGGACATCCCCACGTATCTGACTCCGGAATATCCGGCCTACAACCTGGCCCGGCTGTATGCCCAGCAGGGAAAATCACGGCAGGCAGAAGACATGGCCGGGCGGAGCCTGCAGGCCAACCCAGGCTTTGCCCCGGCTGTTGTTTTCCTGGGCCAGCTGCTCACTGAGGAGAATCGGATCCAGGACGCAGTCCAGGTCCTGCGCCAAGGGCTCAAGGCCCGCCCAGGCCAGGTCCGGATAATGCAGGCCTTGGCTGAAAATCTGTTGCGCCTGGGGGAACAAGCCCAGGCCAGAGTCTGGTTTGAACGCATTGCCGACACAGCACCCCCCCAAAGCGAGCCGGCCCAGGTGGCCCGAGATTATCTGGAGCTCCTCCCGAACTAA
- the lpxK gene encoding tetraacyldisaccharide 4'-kinase: MARAVAGRLYAHAMHIRELAYARGLIPSWRPPVPCISVGNIRWGGSGKTPVCSRLLGMFVKWGLRPVLLTRGYRARPPKYPYLVHTDSPVFEAGDEPLMLARENPQAHVVVDPCRNRGGKWALERMGPDVLILDDGYQHLAVQRDVDLVLLRPEDFTHDWGRVIPSGPWREGAKALHRASAIILHAPPEEAARLEPEIRAKAPNLPGPFFSCSYQAKGLCRPDGRTALDPDERYILVSAVGSPAGVESTAGLVLPGAPLEHMRFADHHSFTRADKKRIGQRADQLGARRIVCTPKDGVKLEDMDDPRLCILDVQLDIRGGLDRWLSSRLDLQGADESEPSQG, encoded by the coding sequence GTGGCTCGAGCAGTGGCCGGCCGGCTGTATGCACACGCAATGCACATCCGGGAGTTGGCCTATGCCCGCGGATTGATCCCCTCTTGGCGTCCACCGGTGCCCTGCATCTCTGTGGGCAATATCAGGTGGGGGGGCAGCGGCAAGACCCCGGTATGCTCCCGGTTGCTGGGCATGTTTGTAAAGTGGGGGCTGCGGCCGGTTCTGCTCACCCGGGGGTATCGAGCCCGCCCCCCGAAATATCCCTACCTGGTTCACACCGACAGCCCTGTTTTTGAGGCAGGGGATGAGCCCCTGATGCTGGCCAGGGAAAACCCACAGGCCCATGTGGTGGTCGATCCCTGCCGCAACCGGGGAGGCAAATGGGCCCTGGAGCGGATGGGCCCGGACGTGCTCATCCTGGACGACGGGTATCAGCACCTGGCTGTGCAGCGGGATGTGGATCTGGTCCTGCTCAGGCCAGAGGATTTCACTCACGACTGGGGCAGGGTCATACCCAGCGGCCCCTGGCGGGAAGGGGCCAAGGCCCTGCACAGGGCCTCGGCCATCATCCTGCATGCCCCCCCCGAAGAAGCGGCCCGGCTGGAGCCGGAGATCAGGGCCAAGGCGCCGAATCTGCCTGGTCCGTTTTTCTCCTGTTCCTACCAGGCCAAAGGCCTCTGCCGGCCGGACGGCCGGACTGCATTGGATCCGGATGAGCGGTATATCCTGGTCAGCGCCGTGGGCAGTCCGGCCGGGGTGGAATCCACGGCCGGACTGGTCCTGCCGGGTGCCCCTCTGGAGCATATGCGGTTTGCAGACCACCATTCTTTTACCAGGGCGGACAAAAAGCGGATTGGGCAAAGAGCGGATCAGCTTGGGGCACGCCGGATTGTCTGTACACCAAAGGACGGGGTTAAGCTGGAGGACATGGACGATCCCAGGCTGTGCATCCTGGATGTTCAGTTGGACATTCGGGGCGGTCTGGACAGGTGGCTCAGCAGCCGGCTGGACTTGCAGGGGGCGGATGAATCCGAACCCTCTCAGGGCTGA
- a CDS encoding Bax inhibitor-1/YccA family protein: protein MEHRTGTSRVQSRGLALNAFMQGVYRWMGAGLVITAGAAYMTASSPAMMELIFGNPMLLFVLIAAELGLVIAVSAGINRMSGTTATGLFLLYSALNGITLSAVLTVYTPASVVSAFVVCAGMFGAMSLYGMTTGKDLTGWGSFLFMGLIGIILAMVVNIFVQSPMIDFVVSGLGVLIFVGLTAYDTQKLTRMGETAPMDDATALRRGSILGALTLYLDFINLFLFLLHFLGQMRE from the coding sequence ATGGAACATCGCACCGGAACTTCCCGGGTTCAAAGCCGGGGCTTGGCCCTGAACGCATTCATGCAGGGCGTCTATCGCTGGATGGGCGCGGGGTTGGTCATCACGGCCGGAGCCGCCTATATGACCGCCTCCAGTCCGGCAATGATGGAGCTGATTTTCGGCAATCCCATGCTCTTGTTTGTTCTGATCGCCGCAGAGCTGGGCCTGGTTATTGCCGTGAGCGCCGGGATCAACCGGATGTCCGGGACCACGGCCACGGGATTGTTTTTGCTCTACAGCGCACTGAACGGGATCACCCTTTCGGCCGTGCTCACGGTGTACACCCCGGCCTCGGTGGTCAGTGCGTTCGTGGTCTGCGCGGGCATGTTCGGGGCGATGAGCCTGTATGGAATGACCACAGGCAAAGATCTGACAGGCTGGGGAAGCTTTTTGTTCATGGGCCTGATCGGGATCATCCTGGCCATGGTGGTGAATATATTTGTTCAGAGTCCGATGATCGATTTCGTGGTCAGCGGGCTCGGGGTGCTGATATTTGTCGGGCTCACGGCCTATGATACGCAGAAGCTGACCCGGATGGGTGAGACCGCGCCCATGGACGACGCCACAGCCCTCCGCCGGGGGAGCATCCTCGGCGCGTTGACCCTGTATCTGGACTTTATCAATCTCTTTCTCTTCCTGCTCCACTTTCTGGGACAGATGCGGGAATAG
- the hisI gene encoding phosphoribosyl-AMP cyclohydrolase, whose protein sequence is MLKPDFAKGNGLVPAIVQEAGSGEVLMLAYMNEQAWTKTLETGHAHYYSRSRDTLWRKGGTSGHVQKVHQVRLDCDADTVLLLVEQVGGAACHKGYRSCFYRQLTASGTEQCSEKIFDPQEVYG, encoded by the coding sequence ATGCTCAAACCTGATTTCGCCAAGGGCAACGGCCTGGTGCCGGCCATTGTTCAGGAAGCGGGCAGCGGAGAAGTGCTCATGCTGGCCTACATGAACGAACAGGCCTGGACCAAGACTCTGGAGACAGGCCACGCCCACTACTACAGCCGCAGCCGGGACACATTGTGGCGCAAGGGGGGCACCTCCGGCCATGTGCAAAAGGTCCACCAGGTGCGCCTGGATTGTGATGCGGACACGGTCCTGCTTCTGGTGGAGCAGGTCGGCGGAGCCGCTTGCCACAAGGGGTATCGCAGCTGCTTCTATCGCCAATTAACCGCTTCCGGTACTGAGCAGTGCTCGGAAAAAATATTCGATCCCCAGGAGGTGTACGGCTAA
- the rlmN gene encoding 23S rRNA (adenine(2503)-C(2))-methyltransferase RlmN, translated as MNRQDNQQTRASVFDLSYSQLEARMQGLGQPSFRARQVWQWIWQKGCPDFARMTNLSKELRHRLAQELDLRLPALSGLASSRDGTKKGLLSLYDGQEVEWVLIPDKDHFTLCLSTQVGCSLGCTFCSTGRMGFVRNLTSGEILAQVLIATQVLEEARSSWPLRNIVFMGMGEPLLNWSQVHKGLTILRDPMGLGFSHRRVTVSTVGVPGTLTAFAQTGLASLAVSLHAPNQALRRQIMPAASRLLPLSDLMDTLQAIPLKPRQRITVEYILLGGVNDGLNQARDLNRLLSRLKCKINLISFNPAPELPYTAPDPDAVAAFEHFLRSKGQTVTLRKSKGQDIQAACGQLRNSPGRSNAGSALEPNMERGMHAQT; from the coding sequence ATGAACAGACAGGACAACCAGCAGACCCGTGCATCTGTCTTCGATCTATCCTATTCGCAGCTCGAAGCCAGAATGCAGGGCCTCGGACAGCCTTCTTTCCGGGCCCGGCAGGTGTGGCAGTGGATCTGGCAGAAAGGGTGCCCGGATTTTGCCCGGATGACCAACCTGAGCAAGGAGCTGCGCCACCGCCTGGCCCAGGAACTGGACCTCCGGCTCCCGGCCCTGTCCGGCCTTGCATCCAGCCGGGACGGGACCAAGAAGGGACTGCTCAGCCTCTACGATGGTCAGGAGGTGGAATGGGTCCTTATTCCAGACAAGGACCACTTCACCCTCTGCCTTTCCACTCAAGTCGGATGCAGCCTTGGATGCACCTTCTGCAGCACCGGCCGGATGGGCTTTGTGCGCAACCTGACCTCAGGGGAGATCCTGGCTCAAGTCCTGATCGCCACGCAGGTCCTGGAGGAGGCCCGCAGCTCCTGGCCCCTGCGCAATATCGTCTTTATGGGCATGGGCGAGCCCCTGCTGAACTGGTCCCAGGTCCACAAGGGGCTGACCATCCTTCGGGATCCAATGGGGCTCGGGTTCTCTCATCGGCGGGTCACAGTTTCCACAGTGGGGGTTCCGGGCACCCTCACGGCCTTTGCCCAGACCGGCTTGGCCTCTTTGGCCGTTTCTCTGCACGCACCCAATCAGGCCTTGCGCCGGCAGATCATGCCCGCGGCATCCAGGTTGCTGCCCTTGTCCGACCTGATGGATACATTGCAGGCCATACCCTTAAAGCCCAGGCAGCGAATCACTGTGGAGTACATCCTCCTGGGAGGAGTAAACGACGGGCTGAACCAGGCCCGGGACCTGAACCGACTCCTGTCCAGGCTCAAATGCAAGATCAACCTGATCAGCTTCAATCCGGCCCCGGAGCTCCCGTATACAGCCCCGGATCCGGATGCTGTCGCCGCCTTTGAGCATTTCCTCCGGAGCAAGGGACAGACCGTGACCTTGCGTAAAAGCAAGGGGCAAGATATACAGGCTGCCTGCGGCCAACTGCGCAACAGCCCGGGGCGGAGCAACGCGGGCTCTGCCCTGGAGCCGAATATGGAAAGGGGGATGCATGCTCAAACCTGA
- the rd gene encoding rubredoxin: MERWVCGVCGYVYDPAEGDPENNIPAGTKFEDLPADWECPVCGAGKDEFSKEE; encoded by the coding sequence ATGGAACGATGGGTATGCGGTGTATGCGGATATGTGTATGATCCCGCCGAAGGGGATCCGGAAAACAACATCCCGGCAGGAACCAAGTTCGAGGATCTGCCCGCGGACTGGGAATGCCCGGTGTGCGGAGCCGGCAAGGACGAGTTCAGCAAAGAAGAGTAA
- a CDS encoding desulfoferrodoxin, with protein MATQLEVYKCNACGNIVEVLHGGAGELVCCGQPMELLQAGSVDAAKEKHVPAIEKTSSGFKVKVGSVAHPMEEKHYIEWIELIADGKAYREFLQPGQAPEAEFCVQASQVTAREYCNVHGLWKADS; from the coding sequence ATGGCCACGCAGCTTGAAGTTTACAAATGCAATGCCTGCGGCAATATTGTCGAGGTTCTGCACGGTGGAGCCGGCGAACTCGTGTGTTGCGGGCAGCCAATGGAGCTTTTGCAGGCCGGAAGCGTCGATGCGGCAAAAGAAAAGCATGTCCCGGCCATTGAAAAAACCAGTTCCGGCTTTAAGGTCAAGGTCGGCTCTGTTGCCCACCCCATGGAAGAAAAGCACTACATTGAATGGATTGAGCTCATTGCCGATGGCAAAGCCTACCGTGAGTTTCTCCAGCCCGGACAGGCTCCGGAGGCAGAGTTCTGCGTCCAGGCCTCCCAGGTAACTGCCAGGGAATACTGCAATGTCCACGGCCTGTGGAAGGCTGATAGCTAA